One segment of Tachyglossus aculeatus isolate mTacAcu1 chromosome 16, mTacAcu1.pri, whole genome shotgun sequence DNA contains the following:
- the MFSD13A gene encoding transmembrane protein 180 has protein sequence MGWRPPGWLLALPTAVVYGSLSLFVSILHNVFLLYYVDTFVSVYKIDKLSFWIGETAFLIWNSLNDPLFGWLSDRVFLSTQEIGAEISPPDVILKRLKALSWNGPLFALSFLAFWVPWARPGLQFLVCLCLYDSFLTMVDLHHNALLADLAVSARDRTRLNFYCSFFSALGSLSVFLSYAVWNKEDFFSFRVFCVALASLSVVGFTVAMWLLRQRFAADGNIRGTRDSSLEELYVEKPPVAGERRTTLAEYLRQLSRHRNFLWFVCMNLVQVFHCHFNSNFFPLFLEHLLSDRISLSAGSFLLGVSYIAPHLNNLYFLSLCRKWGVYAVVRGLFFLKLGLSVLMFLAGPDQIHLLCLFIASNRVFTEGTCKLLNLVVTDLVDEDLVVNRRQQAASALLFGMVALVTKPGQTFAPLVGTWLLCFYTGYDLFQRDPLSPAVSARPWLEPPGPHVTWAPSLRQGCFYLLVLVPIGCALLQLLAWSRFTLHGKRLQVVKAQRQSLVATASQVHTASTFCSAGQRAQGCW, from the exons atggggtggaggCCCCCGGGCTGGCTCTTAGCCTTGCCCACGGCAGTCGTCTAtggctctctgtccctctttgtGTCTATCCTGCACAATGTGTTCCTGCTGTACTATGTGGACACCTTCGTCTCTGTGTACAAGATCGATAAGCTGTCCTTTTGGATTGGAGAA ACAGCATTCCTCATATGGAACAGTCTCAACGATCCTCTCTTCGGCTGGCTCAGTGACCGGGTGTTTCTCAGCACGCAAGA GATTGGAGCAGAGATCTCCCCACCTGATGTGATCTTGAAGCGCCTGAAGGCCTTGAGCTGGAATGGCCCCCtctttgccctctccttcctggccTTCTGGGTGCCCTGGGCCCGCCCGGGTTTGCAGTTCCTGGTCTGCCTGTGCTTGTACGACAGCTTCCTCACCATGGTGGACCTGCACCATAACGCTCTGTTGGCCGACCTGGCCGTGTCAGCTCGGGACAGGACCCGCCTCAACTTCTACTGCTCCTTCTTCAGCGCCTTGGGCTCCCTGTCCGTCTTCCTGTCCTACGCCGTCTGGAACAAAGAGGACTTCTTCTCATTCCGGGTCTTCTGCGTGGCACTGGCCAGCTTGTCAGTGGTGGGGTTCACAGTGGCCATGTGGCTGCTGAGGCAGCGGTTTGCAGCTGATGGGAACATCAGAGGGACCCGAGACTCCTCCTTGGAAGA GCTATATGTGGAGAAGCCCCCTGTTGCGGGGGAGAGAAGGACCACCCTGGCCGAATACCTCCGGCAGCTGTCCAGGCATCGCAACTTCCTCTGGTTCGTCTGCATGAACCTTGTGCAG GTGTTCCACTGTCACTTCAACAGcaacttcttccctctcttcctggaaCACCTGTTGTCGGATCGGATCTCCCTGTCCGCGGGCTCCTTCCTGTTGG GGGTCTCCTATATCGCCCCGCATCTCAACAACCTCTACTTCCTGTCCCTGTGTCGGAAGTGGGGGGTCTATGCGGTGGTGCGTGGGCTCTTCTTCTTGAAACTGGGGCTCAGCGTGCTGATGTTCCTCGCGGGGCCTGACCAGAtccatctcctctgcctcttcaTTGCCAG TAACCGGGTGTTCACCGAGGGGACCTGTAAGCTACTGAACCTGGTGGTGACCGACCTCGTGGACGAGGACCTCGTGGTGAATCGCCGGCAGCAGGCAGCCTCCGCCCTCCTGTTTGGGATGGTGGCACTGGTCACCAAGCCGGGCCAGACATTCGCCCCGCTCGTCGGCACCTGGCTGCTCTGTTTCTACACTG GTTATGATCTCTTCCAGCGGGACCCCCTGAGCCCTGCAGTGAGCGCCCGCCCATGGCTagagccccccggcccccatgTCACCTGGGCCCCCTCGCTGCGGCAGGGCTGCTTCTACCTTCTGGTGTTGGTACCCATCGGCTGTGCCCTGCTGCAGCTCCTCGCGTGGTCCCGCTTCACCCTGCACGGAAAACGCCTGCAGGTGGTCAAGGCCCAGCGCCAGAGTCTG GTTGCAACTGCATCCCAGGTGCATACTGCCTCAACTTTCTGCTCTGCCGGCCAGCGGGCCCAGGGCTGCTGGTGA
- the ACTR1A gene encoding alpha-centractin, with protein MESYDVIANQPVVIDNGSGVIKAGFAGDQIPKYCFPNYVGRPKHVRVMAGALEGDIFIGPKAEEHRGLLSIRYPMEHGIVKDWNDMERIWQYVYSKDQLQTFSEEHPVLLTEAPLNPRKNRERAAEVFFETFNVPALFISMQAVLSLYATGRTTGVVLDSGDGVTHAVPIYEGFAMPHSIMRIDIAGRDVSRFLRLYLRKEGYDFHSSSEFEIVKTIKERACYLSINPQKDETLETEKAQYYLPDGSTIEIGPSRFRAPELLFRPDLIGEESEGIHEVLVFAIQKSDMDLRRTLFSNIVLSGGSTLFKGFGDRLLSEVKKLAPKDVKIRISAPQERLYSTWIGGSILASLDTFKKMWVSKKEYEEDGARSIHRKTF; from the exons ATGGAGTCCTATGATGTGATCGCCAACCAGCCCGTCGTGATCGACAAT GGCTCAGGCGTAATTAAAGCTGGTTTTGCAGGTGATCAGATTCCCAAATACTGCTTCCCAAACTA TGTGGGCAGACCGAAGCACGTCCGCGTCATGGCCGGAGCGCTGGAAGGAGACATTTTCATTGGTCCCAAAGCTGAG gAGCACCGGGGGCTACTCTCAATCCGTTACCCCATGGAGCATGGCATCGTGAAGGACTGGAACGACATGGAGCGCATCTGGCAGTACGTCTACTCCAAGGACCAGCTGCAGACCTTTTCAGAAGAG CATCCCGTGCTCTTGACGGAAGCTCCTCTGAACCCACGGAAAAACCGAGAGCGTGCTGCCGAAGTTTTCTTCGAGACCTTCAACGTCCCAGCCCTCTTTATCTCCATGCAAGCCGTGCTCAGCCT TTATGCAACAGGCAGGACCACGGGAGTGGTACTGGACTCCGGGGATGGCGTCACCCATGCGGTGCCCATCTACGAGGGCTTTGCCATGCCCCACTCGATCATGCGCATAGACATCGCCGGCCGGGACGTCTCCCGCTTCCTCCGACTCTACCTGCGCAAGGAGGGCTACGATTTCCACTCGTCCTCGGAGTTTGAGATTGTCAAAACCATCAAAGAG CGGGCCTGCTACCTGTCCATCAACCCACAGAAGGACGAGACGCTGGAGACGGAGAAGGCGCAGTACTACCTGCCCGACGGCAGCACCATTGAG ATCGGCCCTTCCCGCTTCCGGGCACCGGAGCTGCTGTTCCGACCGGATCTGATCGGGGAGGAGAGTGAGGGCATCCACGAGGTGCTGGTGTTTGCCATCCAGAAGTCAGACATGGACCTCCGGCGGACACTCTTCTCCAACATCGTGCTCTCGGGAGGCTCCACCCTGTTCAAAG GTTTCGGTGACCGACTGCTGAGCGAAGTGAAGAAACTGGCTCCCAAGGACGTGAAGATCAGG ATATCGGCGCCTCAGGAGAGACTGTACTCAACGTGGATTGG GGGTTCCATCCTGGCATCTTTGGACACCTTTAAGAAGATGTGGGTCTCCAAGAAGGAGTACGAGGAAGACGGCGCCCGGTCCATCCACAGGAAAACCTTCTAA